A single genomic interval of halophilic archaeon DL31 harbors:
- a CDS encoding Kinetochore-Ndc80 complex, subunit Spc25 (PFAM: Kinetochore-Ndc80 complex, subunit Spc25~KEGG: nph:NP4262A rad50 ATPase): MTTSSDPTTKQARLSARNIGGIDETAVEFGSGITVLEGRNATNRTSLLQAIMASCGSERVSMKADAETATVSLSVDGQTSERTLTREDGELVGTGDALVEDVQSAELFAFLLESNEARRAVARGDDLRELIMRPIDTASIRREIQEAEQRKRAIDDRLEELEALEHARPALEGRHEELATEIEETEEKLAAVEADIDDTSAAIGEERAQQEQLTEKLSELRALRNQLDDVRYDRETERASIERSREEQADLQEELSALPEPDGGELEEIRRQRDEHRSERSRLERKLNELDTVVQFNQEILEGSRETVLDALGDGGARFDSGTVTDQLVTDEEAVNCWTCGSSVRTDEIEQTVDMLRELRARTAEERDVVQAELDRLDERAEELSAERDRHEEATDRLQRIERELEEGEETLDSLDDRRESLEADIEAVEHEVEQHRDESRGELLELHERANELERELGRLDNERDTVEAELAEVREGLEERAALEDERVALQDRLVDLRTRIERIQEEVVETFNEQMETVLGLLGYENLDRVWIERTKQMGAEEASYHLHIVRNTEGTVYEDSIDHLSESEREVVGLVFALAGYLAHEVYDDCPFVLLDSLEAIDSERIAALVDHFQSYSDYLVVALLPEDAAAVDEDYERITDI, encoded by the coding sequence ATGACCACTTCCTCGGATCCGACCACCAAACAGGCGCGGCTCTCGGCCCGGAACATCGGGGGCATCGACGAGACCGCAGTCGAGTTTGGTTCCGGCATCACCGTGTTGGAGGGGCGGAACGCCACTAACCGAACATCGCTGCTGCAAGCCATTATGGCCAGCTGCGGCAGCGAGCGCGTCTCGATGAAGGCTGACGCGGAGACAGCCACTGTCTCCCTGTCAGTTGATGGCCAAACGTCCGAACGCACGCTGACACGCGAGGACGGCGAACTCGTTGGAACCGGGGACGCGCTGGTCGAGGACGTTCAGTCCGCTGAGTTGTTCGCGTTTCTGTTGGAATCCAACGAAGCCCGCCGTGCGGTGGCGCGCGGTGACGACCTCCGCGAACTCATCATGCGGCCAATCGACACCGCGTCCATCCGACGAGAAATCCAGGAGGCCGAGCAGCGCAAGCGCGCTATCGACGACCGGCTCGAGGAACTCGAAGCGCTTGAACACGCCCGCCCCGCGCTGGAAGGCCGCCACGAAGAACTGGCAACGGAAATCGAGGAGACCGAAGAGAAACTGGCGGCCGTCGAGGCAGATATCGACGACACGTCGGCGGCCATCGGTGAGGAGCGGGCCCAACAGGAGCAACTGACGGAGAAGCTCTCGGAACTGCGTGCCCTCCGGAACCAACTGGACGACGTGCGCTACGACCGCGAAACGGAGCGAGCCAGCATCGAACGGTCGCGCGAAGAGCAGGCAGATCTTCAGGAGGAGCTGTCAGCGTTGCCGGAGCCCGACGGCGGGGAACTCGAGGAGATCAGACGGCAGCGCGACGAACACCGATCTGAGCGCTCTCGGTTGGAGCGGAAACTGAACGAACTCGATACTGTGGTCCAGTTCAATCAGGAGATACTCGAGGGGTCGCGGGAGACAGTCCTCGACGCGCTTGGCGATGGCGGAGCACGTTTCGACAGCGGCACAGTCACCGATCAACTCGTCACCGACGAGGAGGCGGTCAACTGCTGGACCTGCGGGTCATCTGTCCGAACCGACGAAATCGAACAGACGGTCGACATGCTCCGCGAACTCCGAGCGCGGACCGCCGAGGAGCGCGACGTGGTACAGGCCGAACTCGACCGGTTGGACGAACGGGCCGAGGAGCTGTCGGCCGAGCGGGACCGTCACGAGGAGGCGACCGACCGACTCCAGCGCATCGAGCGCGAACTCGAGGAGGGAGAAGAAACCCTGGACTCCCTCGACGACCGGCGCGAGTCGCTGGAGGCAGATATCGAAGCCGTCGAGCACGAGGTGGAACAGCACCGCGACGAGAGCCGCGGGGAACTGCTCGAACTCCACGAACGCGCCAACGAACTCGAACGCGAACTCGGCCGGCTGGATAATGAGCGCGACACCGTCGAGGCCGAACTCGCGGAGGTCCGGGAGGGGCTCGAAGAGCGCGCGGCGCTCGAAGACGAGCGTGTGGCGCTTCAGGACCGGCTGGTCGATCTCCGGACACGCATCGAGCGCATTCAAGAAGAGGTCGTCGAGACGTTCAACGAACAGATGGAGACGGTGCTGGGGCTGCTGGGCTACGAGAACCTCGACCGCGTCTGGATCGAGCGGACAAAACAGATGGGCGCCGAAGAGGCCAGCTACCACCTCCACATCGTGCGCAACACCGAGGGAACAGTGTACGAGGACTCGATCGACCATCTGAGTGAGAGCGAGCGGGAGGTGGTCGGCCTGGTGTTTGCGCTGGCAGGCTATCTCGCCCACGAGGTTTACGACGACTGTCCGTTCGTCCTGCTGGACTCCCTGGAAGCCATTGACTCGGAACGTATCGCGGCGTTGGTCGACCATTTCCAGTCCTACAGTGACTACCTCGTGGTGGCCTTGCTGCCGGAGGACGCCGCTGCCGTCGACGAGGACTACGAGCGAATCACCGACATCTGA
- a CDS encoding cyclase family protein (PFAM: Putative cyclase~KEGG: hwa:HQ1938A cyclase) gives MLDGYEMHDLTQPWCGDTPAWPTYDNPKVWYEKSLDTEKVNGQKIEFMNHTGTHLDGEKHFIGHGRDIESMPLDELVGDAVIADISDKVGDYDVFTSEMIEDVVDVREGDILYIHTGYQKYAWHTDHADPHKFFIKHPGPNQEFADWCREKGLNYLIVDCGSADHPMNTVVRDVRPDAAAEAREALGVDDLDEIFPEEGYQLMHTELFPEGIIHVENAICPEELLNERVQIGTFPWRFRGGESSVCRCVAFTEE, from the coding sequence ATGCTCGACGGTTACGAAATGCACGACCTGACACAGCCGTGGTGCGGTGACACGCCCGCGTGGCCAACCTACGACAACCCCAAGGTGTGGTACGAGAAGTCTCTCGACACCGAGAAGGTGAACGGCCAGAAAATCGAGTTCATGAACCATACCGGCACCCACCTCGACGGCGAGAAACACTTCATCGGCCACGGTCGGGATATCGAGTCGATGCCGCTGGACGAACTGGTAGGTGACGCCGTCATCGCCGATATCTCGGACAAAGTGGGGGATTACGACGTGTTCACCTCAGAGATGATCGAAGACGTTGTCGACGTGCGGGAAGGCGACATCCTCTACATCCACACGGGCTACCAGAAGTACGCCTGGCACACCGACCACGCGGACCCGCACAAGTTCTTCATCAAACACCCCGGCCCGAACCAGGAGTTCGCCGACTGGTGTAGAGAGAAAGGGCTAAACTACCTCATCGTCGACTGTGGCTCCGCGGACCACCCGATGAACACGGTAGTCAGGGACGTGCGGCCCGACGCCGCTGCCGAGGCCCGCGAGGCGCTGGGCGTCGACGACTTGGATGAGATTTTCCCCGAGGAGGGCTACCAGCTGATGCACACCGAACTGTTCCCGGAGGGCATCATCCACGTCGAGAACGCCATCTGCCCCGAGGAACTGCTGAACGAACGGGTCCAAATCGGGACGTTCCCGTGGCGGTTCCGCGGCGGTGAGTCCTCCGTCTGTCGCTGTGTGGCGTTCACAGAGGAGTAG
- a CDS encoding transcriptional regulator, IclR family (KEGG: htu:Htur_2872 transcriptional regulator, IclR family~PFAM: Transcriptional regulator IclR, C-terminal; Transcriptional regulator IclR, N-terminal~SMART: Transcriptional regulator IclR, N-terminal), whose protein sequence is MPTNTEHGPVSTVERAFDVVEFLREAETATLAEVTAALGVAKSTAHRHLRTLEQRGYVIREGDAFTLGMRFLDHGYFVRRRDPAYALAREKVEALAAQTEERAQFIVEEHDEAIYVHCESGSRAVMADSRLGKRVPIHATAAGLAILSAYDDDRVESIIDRRGLEALTSRTITDRDELFEALERVRERGYSVNDQGTIEGLRSVGAPVVGPDDEVVGALSVSGPINRIKGERFEEELPELLMGTTNELELNIAYS, encoded by the coding sequence ATGCCTACCAATACCGAACATGGGCCGGTTTCGACGGTTGAGCGCGCATTCGACGTGGTCGAGTTCCTTCGTGAGGCCGAGACAGCGACGCTCGCGGAGGTGACGGCGGCCCTTGGCGTCGCCAAGAGCACCGCTCACCGCCACCTCCGGACGCTCGAGCAGCGGGGCTACGTGATTCGGGAGGGGGATGCGTTTACGCTGGGAATGCGCTTTCTCGACCACGGCTACTTCGTCCGACGGCGAGACCCTGCATACGCGCTCGCGCGTGAGAAAGTAGAAGCACTCGCGGCCCAGACAGAGGAGCGCGCCCAGTTTATCGTCGAGGAACACGACGAAGCCATCTACGTTCACTGCGAGTCCGGCAGCCGTGCGGTGATGGCAGATTCGCGATTGGGAAAACGTGTGCCCATCCACGCCACGGCAGCGGGTCTGGCCATCCTCTCGGCATACGACGACGACCGGGTCGAGTCGATCATCGACCGTCGCGGGCTCGAGGCGCTCACCTCTCGAACCATTACTGATCGCGACGAACTGTTCGAAGCGCTCGAACGTGTCCGTGAGCGTGGCTACAGTGTCAACGACCAGGGCACCATCGAGGGGCTGCGCTCCGTGGGTGCACCCGTTGTCGGCCCGGACGACGAGGTCGTCGGCGCGCTCTCGGTTTCTGGTCCGATTAATCGCATCAAGGGCGAACGCTTCGAGGAAGAATTACCGGAGCTCCTTATGGGCACGACCAATGAACTTGAGCTCAACATCGCCTACAGCTAA